In the genome of Sardina pilchardus chromosome 14, fSarPil1.1, whole genome shotgun sequence, one region contains:
- the LOC134101303 gene encoding uncharacterized protein LOC134101303 codes for MKINNDERSTEVNQEHLTIGHQEIEQRFNALKQKEMQLRCQLIDRNEDIEREKILLERDRVHERMDWDRCMQEREAVLVSTIISAMRKRETVMEELRNQVLIESASNTKPMEGAVKNCCGTRRKWWSFRRFETYFPRRCSSTSRSSKNKCECGRHTNNKGQTSAAANQGAMLQVSPAGEVIPPQRSDPNNGEGHTDSTAELIRRKELEKIAILEKRVREAEMKRQAKAGRKAKKTEKKWRKKEMSRPSPAQREDSVKDVTLREHVEQNELKIAEQEKQKGLGILHWMGLNRNTHKKRTKLNKTVTSP; via the exons atgaagatcAACAATGACGAGCGCTCAACAGAAGTAAATCAGGAGCACTTGACAATTGGCCATCAGGAGATCGAGCAGCGTTTCAACGCTCTTAAACAAAAAGAGATGCAACTACGGTGTCAGTTGATAGACAGAAATGAAGACATTGAAAGGGAGAAGATACTTCTGGAAAGGGATAGGGTGCATGAGAGAATGGATTGGGACAGGTgtatgcaagagagagaagctgtTTTGGTATCTACAATCATATCTGCAATGAGGAAGCGAGAAACGGTGATGGAGGAGCTGAGAAATCAAGTATTGATAGAG AGCGCCAGCAACACGAAACCTATGGAAGGAGCAGTCAAGAATTGCTGTGGGACACGCAGAAAGTGGTGGAGTTTTCGAAGATTTGAGACCTATTTTCCTCGTCGG TGTTCTTCCACAAGCAGATCTTCTAAAAACAAGTGTGAGTGTGGCAGACACACCAATAACAAAGGACAGACGTCAGCAGCTGCTAACCAAGGAGCGATGCTTCAGGTTAGCCCAGCAGGAGAGGTCATCCCGCCCCAACGTTCAGATCCAAACAATGGTGAGGGCCATACAGACAGCACCGCAGAGTTAATCAGACGGAAAGAACTGGAAAAGATTGCCATACTGGAGAAGAGGGTTCGAGAGGCTGAAATGAAAAGGCAGGCAAAAGCAGGACGGAAGGCtaaaaagacagagaagaaatggaggaagaaagagatgagTAGGCCTAGCCCTGCTCAGAGGGAAGATAGTGTGAAAGACGTCACATTGAGGGAGCATGTGGAACAGAATGAACTGAAGATAGCTGAGCAGGAGAAACAGAAAGGACTTGGCATCCTGCACTGGATGGGTTTGAACCGGAACACCCACAAAAAAAGAACCAAATTGAACAAGACTGTAACCAGCCCATGA